The DNA sequence CCTCGCCGCCTACGCGTTCGGCCAGTTCGCCGAGGCGGAACGCCCTGGGACGATTCTGGCGGGAGTCAACCCCCTCGCGCCCCCGCATCGGGTCACGAATCGGAGTTTTCGGTTTTTTCGCGCTTCTCGTTGAGTTTCTCGGTGACCCGGCGCGTTATGTCGTGCTTGGGATTGACGTAGCGAAGGTTGGCCCGCTCCATGATGAGGTCGTAGCCTTCCAGGGCGATCAGGTCTTCGAGCACGGCATTGAGCTTGGGCGCCATCACCTGCAGCAGTTCCTGCCGCTTGTCGTTGAGTTGCTTCTGCAGCTTGTTGACCAGGTACTGGTAATCTATCTGCTTGTCTTCGATATCCTTCTGGATGCGGCGCTGCTCGCTCGGGCTCATGATCTCGCCGTCTTTCTCGATCTGCTGCTGCAGCGCGAGAAGCTCCTCGCCCAGGGCATTGACCTCGGTCTCTTCCGCTTTCAGCTCGTTCTGCGCCTTCTCCATCAGCGCCTGGGCTTCCTCGGTGGAGACGATTGCCCGCTGGGTGTCCAGAACGGCGATTTCCAGTTCCGCCGCCGCCAGCGGCGTGGCGAGAAGGAACCCGCACAATGCCAATCCGGTGATTTCGACCGCCAGCCTGTTGTTCACACTGCAACTCCTCTTCTGGTCCCGCTCAGAGCCTGATGCCAGCCCGCCCCGCCTGTTTCGCCGACTTTCGTACCGGTCGTCATTCTACATCAGAACCATCGGAACCGGCAGGCTGGCTTGACCTGCCCCGGTTATCGCGCAACGCCCAACTCGAACTGAAACGACTCCTTCTCGTCGATCTCGCTGGTGTTGAACGGCTTCGCGATGCCGAAGGTCATGGGCCCCATGGCGGTCAGCCAGGTAACGCCGAAGCCCACCGAGTACCGGAACTCGTTGATATCGAAACCGAAGCAGTTGCGGCTGACGTCCGGGCAGTTGGAGTTGAAGACGTTGCCGGCGTCGACGAATATCACCGGCCGGAACTGCCGGTTCTCCTCGACGAAGGGCAGGGTGAGGATGAGTTCCAGGCTTCCCTCGACCAGCATGTTGCCGCCGAACGGGTCTCCGTCACGGGCCCTGCC is a window from the Gemmatimonadota bacterium genome containing:
- a CDS encoding OmpH family outer membrane protein; this translates as MNNRLAVEITGLALCGFLLATPLAAAELEIAVLDTQRAIVSTEEAQALMEKAQNELKAEETEVNALGEELLALQQQIEKDGEIMSPSEQRRIQKDIEDKQIDYQYLVNKLQKQLNDKRQELLQVMAPKLNAVLEDLIALEGYDLIMERANLRYVNPKHDITRRVTEKLNEKREKTENSDS